A DNA window from Zingiber officinale cultivar Zhangliang chromosome 3A, Zo_v1.1, whole genome shotgun sequence contains the following coding sequences:
- the LOC122050711 gene encoding U-box domain-containing protein 4-like: MLVEQLSAGSQEVKAVAARELRLMEKTEKENRSFIAEGGAIPALYRLFQSTNPVAQENALTAILNISIHDENKRKIMEENGCLELIVYVLRYGLTTEARENAATTLFSLSAVHDFKKMIVDEHGAVAALADLLMQGSPRGKKDAVMALFNLSTHPESWSQMLNMGAVSALVGALRDEIVAEEAIGTLTLLMRHHILAQTIASQDTAITNLVGLMKTGTPKAKENAIAALQEMCRRGGLNVIQNVAKMSMFSGLIQTILL, encoded by the coding sequence ATGCTAGTAGAACAATTATCAGCTGGTTCGCAGGAAGTGAAGGCTGTCGCAGCCCGTGAACTCCGATTAATGGAAAAAACTGAGAAGGAGAATAGGTCTTTCATTGCAGAGGGTGGAGCAATCCCAGCTCTCTACCGGCTTTTCCAGTCTACAAATCCAGTTGCTCAAGAGAATGCCCTGACTGCAATATTGAACATATctattcatgatgaaaacaagagaaAGATTATGGAGGAGAATGGTTGTTTGGAATTAATAGTATATGTTCTGAGATATGGGTTAACTACTGAGGCAAGGGAGAATGCAGCTACTACATTGTTCAGCCTCTCTGCTGTCCATGACTTCAAGAAGATGATTGTGGATGAGCATGGTGCTGTTGCAGCACTAGCTGATTTGCTGATGCAGGGAAGCCCGAGGGGAAAGAAAGATGCAGTGATGGCCTTGTTTAATCTTTCGACCCATCCTGAGAGCTGGTCCCAAATGTTGAATATGGGAGCAGTTTCAGCCCTGGTGGGAGCTTTGAGAGATGAAATTGTTGCTGAGGAGGCTATTGGAACTCTAACATTGCTTATGAGGCATCACATTCTGGCGCAGACAATTGCAAGTCAGGATACTGCAATCACAAATCTGGTAGGGTTAATGAAAACGGGCACCCCTAAGGCAAAGGAGAATGCAATTGCAGCTTTGCAAGAAATGTGCAGACGTGGAGGATTAAATGTGATACAGAATGTAGCTAAGATGTCGATGTTTAGTGGTTTAATTCAGACCATCTTGCTCTGA